A single Lolium perenne isolate Kyuss_39 chromosome 6, Kyuss_2.0, whole genome shotgun sequence DNA region contains:
- the LOC127309374 gene encoding ubiquitin-conjugating enzyme E2-16 kDa: protein MRSRFSIKRVRKELSVLWVDPPAFCRPGASPMTDPYHFEVIIDGPAGSPYAGGTFPLDVVLPEDYPFKPIKLTFKTKVYHPNIDTEGEIFLDIFKDNWSPALTISKALLSIVSVLYDPLLDLPVRRGVALQYSHDRATFETKAMDWTRRYATVPVVSFYPAAKEGHSRGLRARRAGQLLTALARFRVRPIQVHVAPSLAC, encoded by the exons ATGAGGAGTCGCTTCTCGATCAAGCGAGTCCGGAAGGAGCTGTCCGTGCTGTGGGTCGACCCGCCGGCCTTCTGCCGTCCCGGCGCGTCGCCGATGACGGACCCGTACCACTTCGAGGTGATCATCGACGGCCCCGCCGGCAGCCCCTACGCCGGCGGCACGTTCCCCCTCGACGTTGTGCTCCCCGAGGACTACCCCTTCAAGCCCATCAAGCTCACCTTCAAAACCAAG gtgtaccacccgaacatCGACACCGAGGGGGAGATCTTCCTGGACATCTTCAAGGACAACTGGAGCCCGGCGCTGACGATCAGCAAGGCCCTCCTCTCCATCGTCTCCGTCCTCTACGACCCCCTCCTCGACCTCCCCGTTCGCCGCGGCGTCGCGCTTCAGTACAGCCACGACAGGGCGACCTTCGAGACGAAGGCCATGGACTGGACTCGAAGATACGCCACGGTGCCCGTCGTTTCCTTCTATCCAGCTGCGAAGGAAGGCCACTCAAGGGGACTACGAGCACGACGTGCTGGCCAGCTGCTGACTGCACTTGCGCGATTCAGAGTGCGACCGATTCAGGTTCACGTGGCGCCGTCGCTGGCTTGCTGA